From a single Euzebyales bacterium genomic region:
- a CDS encoding APC family permease produces MSTLKRLLLGRPLATHEEHRQRLPKRLGLAVFASDAISSTAYATEEILLILVPVAGMAALDYLLPISAVVVVVLAIVAVSYRQTIYAYPNGGGAYIVARDNLGERPALVAGASLLVDYTLTVAVSVSAGVAAVVSAYPALRGSEVTIAVLVVVFMTLANLRGAKESGTLFAIPTYLYIVGLTLLVGVGLWRLSTGDLAPLPIDHANLTELGAGGSRGSGGLIGIAGVLLLARAFSSGAVALTGTEAITNGIQAFRPPESRNAATTLVMMATILGGFFFGLSLLADRLRPTVSEHETLLSIMGGAVFGRGTAAYLFIQLTTMAILFLAANTAFADFPRLSSIIAADGYLPRQLAHRGDRLVFSNGVVVLAVTACLLLIAFGGRTTALIPLYAVGVFTGFTISQIGMVGHHARECERGWRRGQIINGIGATATGLVLATVVVSKFTTGAWIPAIVIPAVVMLFRAIHRHYQHVGRQLRIPDDWQQVERVHIVVLLVGGVHRGTLEALAYAQALQPDRLVAVHVASDEAGTEKVRRRWARAGTGVDLTVVIDHYRELYEPVMKVINEVDDHDEHSHLTVVIPEFTTRHWWEALLHNQSAWLLKAELAQRPNTVTVSVPLRPLAADTDDHAVDGFPAVHSGLHPSSTPWAGFRM; encoded by the coding sequence AGATCCTGCTCATCCTCGTGCCCGTGGCCGGCATGGCCGCGCTCGACTACCTGCTACCCATCTCTGCAGTGGTGGTCGTGGTGCTGGCCATAGTGGCGGTCAGCTACCGCCAGACCATCTACGCCTATCCCAACGGCGGCGGCGCGTACATCGTGGCACGTGACAACCTCGGTGAGCGCCCCGCACTGGTTGCCGGCGCGTCGCTGCTCGTCGACTACACCCTCACCGTCGCCGTGTCGGTCTCGGCCGGAGTCGCGGCGGTCGTGTCGGCCTACCCCGCGTTGCGCGGCTCCGAGGTGACCATCGCCGTGTTGGTCGTCGTGTTCATGACGTTGGCCAACCTGCGCGGCGCGAAGGAGTCCGGGACGCTGTTCGCCATCCCGACCTACCTCTACATCGTCGGCCTCACGCTGCTGGTCGGCGTCGGGCTGTGGCGGCTGTCGACCGGCGACCTGGCACCGCTGCCCATCGATCATGCCAACCTGACCGAGCTCGGCGCCGGCGGCTCGCGTGGCTCCGGCGGGTTGATTGGCATCGCTGGCGTGCTCCTGCTCGCACGAGCGTTCTCGTCCGGTGCCGTCGCGCTGACCGGCACCGAGGCGATCACCAACGGCATCCAGGCGTTCCGACCGCCCGAGTCCCGCAACGCCGCCACGACGCTGGTGATGATGGCGACCATCCTCGGCGGGTTCTTCTTCGGCCTGTCGCTGCTCGCCGACCGGCTCCGGCCCACCGTCAGCGAGCACGAGACCCTGCTGTCGATCATGGGCGGCGCCGTCTTCGGACGCGGAACAGCCGCCTACTTGTTCATCCAGCTGACGACGATGGCGATCCTGTTCCTTGCCGCCAACACCGCGTTCGCCGACTTCCCGCGCCTGTCGTCGATCATCGCAGCCGACGGCTACCTGCCGCGGCAGCTGGCGCACCGCGGCGACCGGCTGGTGTTCTCCAACGGCGTCGTGGTGCTCGCCGTCACCGCCTGTCTGCTGCTGATCGCCTTCGGCGGGCGGACGACGGCGCTCATCCCGCTGTACGCGGTCGGCGTGTTCACCGGCTTCACGATCTCCCAGATCGGCATGGTCGGCCACCACGCCCGCGAATGCGAACGTGGGTGGCGGCGCGGGCAGATCATCAACGGCATCGGCGCGACCGCGACCGGGCTGGTGCTCGCGACCGTCGTCGTGTCGAAGTTCACGACCGGCGCCTGGATCCCCGCCATCGTCATCCCCGCCGTCGTCATGCTGTTCCGCGCGATCCACCGCCACTACCAGCACGTCGGCCGCCAGCTGCGCATCCCCGACGACTGGCAGCAGGTCGAGCGCGTTCACATCGTGGTGCTGCTCGTCGGCGGTGTCCATCGCGGGACGCTGGAGGCGCTGGCCTATGCGCAGGCGCTGCAACCCGACCGGCTCGTCGCCGTCCACGTCGCGTCCGACGAGGCGGGCACCGAGAAGGTCCGGCGTCGATGGGCACGCGCGGGGACCGGTGTCGACCTGACCGTTGTGATCGATCACTATCGTGAGCTGTACGAGCCGGTCATGAAGGTCATCAACGAGGTCGACGACCACGACGAGCACAGCCACCTGACCGTCGTGATCCCCGAGTTCACCACCCGCCACTGGTGGGAGGCGCTGCTGCACAACCAGTCGGCGTGGCTGCTCAAGGCCGAGTTGGCACAGCGGCCGAACACGGTCACCGTCTCGGTACCGCTTCGACCCCTCGCCGCAGACACGGACGATCACGCCGTCGACGGGTTCCCCGCTGTGCACTCAGGCTTGCATCCGTCGTCCACCCCGTGGGCCGGGTTCCGCATGTAG